The following proteins are co-located in the Pyrobaculum calidifontis JCM 11548 genome:
- a CDS encoding DUF371 domain-containing protein: MCLEKVKRGDVPRDVFTARGHPNITATNRRTLEITKDPYVTKRGDCIVACCAEKAAGELDAQVLHALAHEGTVVIILDVGTAVDYVVGKTPRWTPTSRWRLVVRKSEYVDESTVAVASDKSAAELDRRLVAELKRGAPLRVIVGVCPKDI, from the coding sequence GTGTGCCTAGAGAAAGTGAAGAGGGGCGACGTCCCCCGCGACGTGTTTACCGCACGCGGCCACCCCAACATCACTGCCACAAACAGGAGGACGCTTGAAATAACGAAGGACCCGTATGTGACAAAGCGGGGCGACTGCATAGTGGCTTGTTGCGCCGAGAAGGCGGCTGGCGAGCTAGACGCACAAGTGCTCCACGCCTTGGCGCATGAGGGCACCGTGGTGATAATACTCGACGTAGGCACAGCGGTGGACTACGTCGTGGGCAAAACGCCGAGGTGGACGCCCACCTCCCGCTGGCGGCTCGTGGTCAGGAAGTCGGAGTACGTGGACGAGTCCACGGTGGCCGTGGCCAGTGACAAGTCCGCGGCAGAGCTGGATAGGAGGCTGGTGGCAGAGCTTAAGAGAGGCGCCCCGCTGAGGGTCATAGTGGGCGTCTGCCCAAAGGATATATAG